In Thauera aromatica K172, one DNA window encodes the following:
- the rpoB gene encoding DNA-directed RNA polymerase subunit beta, which translates to MAYSYTEKKRIRKSFAKRAAVLDAPFLLATQIESFAEFLQAETLPEVRHNQGLQAAFTSIFPISSHSGNARLEFVQYMLGEPAFDVKECQQRGLTFASPLRARVRLVIMDREAPKETIKEVKEQEVYMGEIPLMTTTGSFVINGTERVIVSQLHRSPGVFFEHDRGKTHSSGKLLFSARIIPYRGSWLDFEFDPKDYLYFRVDRRRKMPVTILLRAIGLTPEEILATFHDTDTFHLQSDGAQFELVPERLRGEVARFDITTADGRIIVAREKRITSKHIREIDQAGVKTMAVPDDFLLGRVIANNVADPATGEVLARANDEITEDLLDKLRLAGITELSTLYINDLDRGAYISQTLRIDETADQWAAKVAIYRMMRPGEPPTEDAVEGLFNGLFYAEERYDLSSVGRMKFNRRAYPEKIDDKAPGWLKRFYERVGAQGEDGPGVLVNEDILAVIGVLVELRNGRGEIDDIDHLGNRRVRSVGELAENQFRAGLVRVERAVKERLSQAESDNLMPHDLINAKPISAAIKEFFGSSQLSQFMDQTNPLSEITHKRRVSALGPGGLTRERAGFEVRDVHPTHYGRVCPIETPEGPNIGLINSLAVYARTNRHGFLETPYRKVNDGKVTDQIDFLSAIEEGQYVIAQANAEIDAEGMLAGDLVSCRHKGEFLLATSDQVQYMDVAPGQIVSVAASLIPFLEHDDANRALMGANMQRQAVPCLRPEKPLVGTGIERRVAVDSGTAVQATRGGIVDYVDANRIVIRVNDDETLAGEVGVDIYNMIKYTRSNQNTNINQRPVVKVGDRIARGDVVADGASTDLGELALGQNMLVGFMPWNGYNFEDSILISERVVADDRFTSIHVEELTVVARDTKLGPEEITRDIASLGEAQLSRLDESGIVYIGAEVEAGDVLVGKVTPKGETQLTPEEKLLRAIFGEKASDVKDTSLRVPSGMVGTVIDVQVFTREGIERDKRAQSIIDDQLRSFKTDLADQMRIVERDAFARIRRMIVGQKANGGPKKLAKGSEIADAYLDGLELYHWFDIRLADETLAVQLEAVREGLENTRKDFEQAFEIKKKKLTQGDELPPGVQKMVKVYLAVKRRLQPGDKMAGRHGNKGVVSKIVPVEDMPYMEDGTPLDIVLNPLGVPSRMNIGQILETHLGWAAKGLGQKIDRMLQAKASADELRGFLDQIYNSSGKAEDLAGFSDGDVADLAFNLKKGVPFATPVFDGAKEEEIRQMLELAGLPVGGQVTLYDGRTGEAFERQVTVGYKHVLKLHHLVDDKMHARSTGPYSLVTQQPLGGKAQFGGQRFGEMEVWALEAYGAAYTLQEMLTVKSDDVTGRTKVYENIVKGEHKIDSGMPESFNVLVKEIRSLAIDIDLDRNRN; encoded by the coding sequence ATGGCGTATTCCTACACCGAAAAGAAACGTATCCGCAAGAGCTTCGCCAAGCGCGCGGCCGTGCTCGATGCGCCTTTCCTGCTCGCCACCCAGATCGAGTCGTTTGCCGAGTTCCTGCAGGCCGAAACCCTGCCGGAAGTACGGCACAACCAGGGTCTGCAGGCCGCGTTCACTTCGATTTTCCCGATCTCGAGCCATAGCGGCAATGCGCGCCTCGAATTCGTCCAGTACATGCTGGGCGAGCCGGCCTTCGATGTGAAGGAGTGCCAGCAACGCGGGCTGACCTTCGCTTCGCCGCTGCGCGCGCGCGTGCGTCTGGTGATCATGGACCGCGAAGCGCCGAAGGAAACCATCAAGGAAGTCAAGGAGCAGGAAGTGTACATGGGCGAGATCCCGCTCATGACCACCACCGGCTCCTTCGTCATCAACGGCACCGAGCGCGTCATCGTGTCGCAGCTGCACCGTTCGCCGGGGGTGTTCTTCGAGCACGACCGCGGCAAGACGCACTCCTCGGGCAAGCTGCTGTTCTCGGCACGGATCATTCCCTACCGCGGCTCCTGGCTGGATTTCGAGTTCGATCCGAAGGACTACCTGTACTTCCGCGTCGACCGCCGCCGCAAGATGCCGGTGACGATCCTGCTGCGCGCGATCGGTCTGACGCCCGAAGAGATCCTGGCCACGTTCCACGACACCGACACCTTCCATCTGCAGTCCGATGGCGCCCAGTTCGAGCTCGTGCCCGAGCGTCTGCGCGGTGAAGTGGCCCGTTTCGACATCACCACCGCCGATGGCCGGATCATCGTCGCGCGTGAAAAGCGCATCACTTCCAAGCACATCCGCGAGATCGACCAGGCCGGCGTGAAGACCATGGCGGTGCCGGACGATTTCCTCCTTGGTCGCGTGATCGCCAACAACGTCGCCGATCCGGCGACCGGCGAAGTGCTGGCGCGTGCCAACGACGAGATCACCGAGGACCTGCTCGACAAGCTGCGCCTGGCCGGGATCACCGAGCTGAGCACGCTGTACATCAACGATCTCGACCGTGGTGCCTACATCTCGCAGACCCTGCGCATCGACGAGACCGCCGATCAGTGGGCTGCCAAGGTCGCGATCTACCGCATGATGCGTCCGGGCGAGCCGCCCACCGAGGATGCCGTCGAGGGCCTGTTCAACGGTCTGTTCTACGCCGAGGAACGCTACGACCTGTCGTCCGTCGGGCGCATGAAGTTCAACCGCCGCGCCTACCCGGAAAAGATCGACGACAAGGCGCCGGGCTGGCTCAAGCGCTTCTACGAGCGCGTCGGCGCGCAGGGCGAGGACGGCCCGGGCGTGCTGGTGAACGAGGACATCCTGGCGGTGATCGGCGTGCTCGTCGAACTGCGCAACGGCCGCGGCGAGATCGACGACATCGACCACCTCGGCAACCGCCGCGTGCGTTCGGTCGGCGAACTGGCCGAGAACCAGTTCCGCGCCGGCCTGGTGCGGGTCGAGCGCGCGGTCAAGGAGCGGTTGAGCCAGGCTGAATCCGACAACCTGATGCCGCACGACCTGATCAACGCCAAGCCGATCTCGGCGGCGATCAAGGAGTTCTTCGGCTCCAGCCAGCTGTCGCAGTTCATGGACCAGACCAACCCGCTGTCCGAGATCACCCACAAGCGCCGCGTCTCGGCGCTCGGTCCGGGCGGTCTGACGCGCGAGCGCGCCGGTTTCGAGGTGCGCGACGTGCACCCGACGCACTACGGCCGGGTGTGTCCGATCGAGACCCCGGAAGGTCCGAACATCGGCCTGATCAACTCGCTCGCCGTTTATGCGCGCACCAACCGCCACGGCTTTCTCGAGACCCCGTACCGCAAGGTCAATGACGGCAAGGTCACCGACCAGATCGACTTCCTCTCCGCGATCGAGGAAGGCCAGTACGTGATCGCCCAGGCGAACGCCGAAATCGATGCCGAAGGCATGCTTGCGGGTGACCTCGTGTCCTGCCGCCACAAGGGCGAATTCCTGCTCGCCACCTCGGACCAGGTCCAGTACATGGACGTGGCGCCGGGCCAGATCGTGTCGGTGGCGGCGTCGCTGATTCCGTTCCTCGAGCACGACGACGCCAACCGCGCGCTGATGGGCGCCAACATGCAGCGTCAGGCCGTGCCCTGCCTGCGCCCGGAAAAGCCGCTCGTCGGCACCGGCATCGAGCGCCGCGTCGCGGTCGACTCGGGCACCGCGGTGCAGGCCACCCGCGGCGGCATCGTGGACTATGTGGATGCGAACCGGATCGTGATCCGGGTGAACGACGACGAGACCCTGGCGGGTGAAGTCGGCGTCGACATCTACAACATGATCAAGTACACCCGTTCCAACCAGAACACCAACATCAACCAGCGTCCGGTGGTGAAGGTGGGCGATCGTATCGCCCGCGGCGACGTGGTCGCCGACGGTGCATCGACCGACCTCGGCGAACTGGCGCTGGGCCAGAACATGCTGGTCGGCTTCATGCCGTGGAACGGCTACAACTTCGAAGACTCGATCCTGATCTCCGAGCGCGTCGTCGCCGACGACCGCTTCACCTCGATCCACGTCGAAGAACTCACCGTCGTCGCCCGCGACACCAAGCTCGGACCCGAGGAGATCACCCGCGATATCGCCTCCCTGGGCGAAGCGCAGCTGTCGCGCCTGGACGAATCGGGCATCGTCTATATCGGTGCCGAAGTCGAGGCCGGCGACGTGCTGGTGGGCAAGGTCACGCCGAAGGGCGAAACCCAGCTCACGCCGGAAGAAAAGCTGCTGCGCGCGATCTTCGGCGAGAAGGCCTCCGACGTGAAGGACACTTCGCTGCGCGTGCCCTCGGGCATGGTCGGCACCGTCATCGACGTGCAGGTGTTCACCCGCGAAGGCATCGAGCGCGACAAGCGCGCGCAGTCGATCATCGACGACCAGCTGCGCAGCTTCAAGACCGACCTCGCCGACCAGATGCGGATCGTCGAGCGCGACGCCTTCGCCCGGATCCGGCGCATGATCGTCGGCCAGAAGGCCAACGGCGGGCCGAAGAAGCTGGCCAAGGGCAGCGAGATCGCGGACGCCTATCTGGACGGTCTCGAGCTCTATCACTGGTTCGACATCCGCCTCGCCGACGAGACCCTGGCGGTGCAGCTCGAAGCCGTGCGCGAAGGCCTGGAAAACACCCGCAAGGACTTCGAGCAGGCGTTCGAGATCAAGAAGAAGAAGCTCACCCAGGGCGATGAGCTGCCCCCGGGCGTGCAGAAGATGGTCAAGGTCTATCTGGCGGTGAAGCGCCGCCTGCAGCCGGGCGACAAGATGGCCGGCCGTCACGGCAACAAGGGCGTGGTGTCGAAGATCGTTCCGGTCGAGGACATGCCGTACATGGAAGACGGCACGCCGCTCGACATCGTGCTGAACCCGCTCGGCGTGCCGTCGCGGATGAACATCGGCCAGATCCTCGAGACCCACCTCGGCTGGGCGGCGAAGGGCCTGGGGCAGAAGATCGACCGCATGCTGCAGGCCAAGGCTTCGGCCGACGAGCTGCGTGGCTTCCTCGACCAGATCTACAACAGCAGCGGAAAGGCCGAGGATCTCGCCGGCTTCTCCGACGGGGACGTGGCGGATCTGGCCTTCAACCTCAAGAAAGGCGTGCCGTTCGCGACTCCGGTGTTCGACGGTGCGAAGGAAGAGGAAATCCGCCAGATGCTCGAACTCGCCGGCCTGCCGGTGGGCGGCCAGGTCACGCTGTACGACGGCCGCACCGGCGAAGCGTTCGAGCGCCAGGTCACGGTCGGCTACAAGCACGTGCTCAAGCTGCACCACCTGGTCGACGACAAGATGCATGCCCGCTCCACCGGCCCGTACTCGCTCGTGACCCAGCAGCCGCTGGGCGGCAAGGCGCAGTTCGGCGGCCAGCGTTTCGGCGAAATGGAAGTGTGGGCGCTGGAAGCGTATGGTGCGGCGTACACGCTGCAGGAGATGCTTACGGTCAAGTCGGACGACGTGACCGGCCGGACCAAGGTGTACGAAAACATCGTCAAGGGCGAGCACAAGATCGATTCCGGGATGCCGGAGTCCTTCAACGTGCTGGTGAAGGAAATCCGTTCGCTCGCGATCGACATCGATCTCGACCGCAACCGCAACTGA
- the rplL gene encoding 50S ribosomal protein L7/L12 yields MAISKEDILEAVAGMTVMELNDLVKAFEEKFGVSAASLAVAAPGAGAAAPAAEEKTEFDVILTGAGEKKVEVIKVVRAATGLGLKEAKDLVDGAPKAVKEGIAKADAEALKKQLEDAGAKVEIK; encoded by the coding sequence ATGGCAATCAGCAAAGAAGACATCCTGGAAGCCGTTGCTGGCATGACCGTGATGGAACTGAACGACCTGGTCAAGGCGTTCGAAGAGAAGTTCGGCGTGTCCGCTGCCTCCCTGGCCGTGGCTGCCCCGGGTGCCGGCGCCGCCGCCCCGGCCGCCGAAGAGAAGACCGAGTTCGACGTCATCCTCACCGGTGCCGGCGAGAAGAAGGTCGAGGTCATCAAGGTCGTCCGCGCCGCTACCGGCCTGGGCCTGAAGGAAGCCAAGGACCTGGTCGACGGCGCGCCGAAGGCCGTCAAGGAAGGCATCGCCAAGGCCGACGCCGAAGCGCTGAAGAAGCAACTGGAAGACGCCGGCGCGAAGGTCGAGATCAAGTAA
- the rplJ gene encoding 50S ribosomal protein L10 yields the protein MGLNLDDKKAVVAEVSAQVANAQTIAVAEYRGIAVGDLTVLRAKARESGVYLRVLKNTLVRRAIAGTPFEGLAEQLTGPLIYSVSQDPVAAAKVLNEFAKTNPKLVLKAGSYAGNTLDLAGVQALASIPSREELLAKLLGVMQAPVSGFAGALAALAKKREEEGAAA from the coding sequence GTGGGTCTCAATCTCGATGACAAGAAAGCCGTAGTGGCTGAGGTGTCGGCACAGGTGGCCAATGCCCAGACGATCGCGGTGGCCGAGTATCGCGGCATTGCGGTGGGCGATCTCACCGTGCTGCGCGCCAAGGCCCGCGAATCCGGCGTCTATCTGCGCGTGCTGAAGAACACCCTGGTGCGTCGTGCGATCGCCGGTACCCCGTTCGAGGGTCTGGCCGAGCAGCTCACTGGGCCGCTGATCTATAGCGTTTCGCAGGACCCGGTCGCTGCTGCCAAGGTGCTCAACGAATTCGCCAAGACCAACCCCAAGCTGGTCCTGAAGGCGGGTTCCTACGCCGGCAATACGCTCGACCTCGCCGGCGTGCAGGCCCTGGCCTCGATCCCGAGCCGCGAAGAGCTGCTCGCCAAGCTGCTGGGCGTCATGCAGGCGCCGGTTTCCGGCTTTGCCGGTGCGCTCGCCGCCCTCGCCAAGAAGCGCGAGGAAGAAGGCGCGGCCGCCTGA
- the rplA gene encoding 50S ribosomal protein L1 has product MAKLSKRVQALRAKVDRNQAYPVADALRLVKECATAKFDESIDIAVNLGVDARKSDQVVRGSVVLPAGTGKSVRVAVFAQGEKAEAARAAGADVVGFDDLAEQVKAGNLDFDICIATPDAMRVVGQLGQILGPRGLMPNPKVGTVTMDVATAVKNAKAGQVQYRTDKGGLVHATIGRASFDVEALQQNLSAFIDALVKAKPAASKGLYLRRIAVSSTMGAGVRVETGSVNAA; this is encoded by the coding sequence ATGGCGAAACTGTCCAAGCGAGTTCAGGCGCTGCGCGCCAAGGTCGATCGCAATCAGGCCTACCCGGTCGCTGACGCCCTGCGTCTGGTCAAGGAGTGCGCCACCGCCAAGTTCGACGAGTCGATCGACATCGCCGTCAACCTCGGCGTCGATGCACGCAAATCGGACCAGGTCGTGCGCGGCTCGGTCGTGCTCCCCGCGGGAACCGGCAAGTCGGTGCGCGTGGCGGTGTTCGCCCAGGGTGAGAAGGCTGAAGCTGCGCGCGCGGCGGGCGCCGACGTGGTCGGTTTCGACGACCTCGCCGAGCAGGTCAAGGCCGGCAACCTCGATTTCGACATCTGCATCGCCACCCCCGACGCCATGCGCGTGGTCGGCCAGCTCGGCCAGATCCTCGGTCCGCGCGGCCTGATGCCGAACCCGAAAGTCGGCACGGTGACGATGGACGTGGCGACGGCGGTGAAGAACGCCAAGGCCGGCCAGGTCCAGTACCGCACCGACAAGGGCGGTCTCGTGCATGCCACGATCGGTCGCGCCTCGTTCGACGTCGAAGCGCTGCAACAGAACCTCAGCGCCTTCATCGATGCGCTGGTGAAGGCCAAGCCGGCCGCCTCGAAGGGCTTGTATCTGCGCCGTATCGCCGTCTCCAGCACCATGGGTGCCGGGGTGCGGGTGGAAACGGGCAGCGTCAACGCTGCATGA
- the rplK gene encoding 50S ribosomal protein L11 yields MAKKIIGYIKLQVPAGKANPSPPIGPALGQRGLNIMEFCKAFNAKTQGLEPGLPIPVVITAFADKSFTFIMKTPPATILIKKAAGLQKGSAKPHTDKVGKISRAQVEEIAKTKMPDLTAADMEAAVRTIAGSARSMGITVEGL; encoded by the coding sequence ATGGCAAAGAAAATCATTGGTTACATCAAGCTGCAGGTGCCGGCCGGCAAGGCCAACCCCAGCCCCCCGATCGGTCCGGCGCTCGGTCAGCGCGGTCTGAACATCATGGAATTCTGCAAGGCCTTCAACGCCAAGACCCAGGGTCTCGAGCCGGGCCTGCCGATTCCGGTGGTGATCACCGCGTTCGCCGACAAGTCCTTCACGTTCATCATGAAGACTCCGCCGGCGACGATCCTGATCAAGAAGGCGGCCGGCCTGCAGAAAGGCTCGGCCAAGCCGCATACCGACAAGGTCGGCAAGATCAGCCGTGCTCAGGTCGAGGAAATCGCCAAGACCAAGATGCCCGATCTCACCGCTGCCGACATGGAAGCCGCCGTGCGCACCATCGCCGGCTCCGCCCGCAGCATGGGCATCACTGTGGAGGGGCTGTAA
- the nusG gene encoding transcription termination/antitermination protein NusG, which produces MTKRWYVVHAYSGFEKSVQRALVERVNRAGMQDSFGQILVPVEEVVEMRGGQKTVTERKFFPGYVLVEMEMNDESWHLVKSTPKVTGFVGGTANRPAPISEKEVEKIMQQMQEGVDKPRPKVLFEIGEVVRVKEGPFTDFHGSVEDANYEKNKLRVSVTIFGRATPVELDFAQVEKT; this is translated from the coding sequence ATGACCAAGCGTTGGTATGTGGTGCACGCCTATTCGGGCTTCGAGAAGTCCGTGCAGCGCGCGCTGGTGGAAAGAGTCAATCGCGCCGGCATGCAGGACAGCTTCGGCCAGATCCTGGTGCCGGTCGAGGAAGTGGTCGAGATGCGCGGTGGCCAGAAGACGGTCACCGAGCGCAAGTTTTTCCCAGGGTACGTGCTCGTCGAAATGGAAATGAACGACGAGAGCTGGCATCTGGTGAAGTCGACGCCGAAAGTCACCGGCTTCGTCGGCGGGACGGCGAACAGGCCTGCCCCGATCTCCGAGAAGGAGGTCGAGAAGATCATGCAGCAGATGCAGGAGGGGGTGGACAAGCCGCGCCCGAAGGTGTTGTTCGAGATCGGCGAAGTGGTGCGGGTGAAGGAAGGTCCGTTCACCGATTTCCACGGCTCGGTGGAAGACGCCAACTACGAAAAGAACAAGCTGCGCGTGTCGGTGACCATTTTCGGTCGCGCCACGCCGGTGGAACTGGATTTTGCCCAGGTCGAGAAGACCTGA
- the secE gene encoding preprotein translocase subunit SecE produces the protein MADKLKFALALALLAAGVVGFYLLSEQALVLRVLAVLAGVAAGVAVASFSAPGQRFIGFARESVTETKKVVWPSRKETVQTTGLVFAFVVVMAIFLWFADKTLEWVLYDLVLGWK, from the coding sequence ATGGCCGATAAGTTGAAGTTCGCGCTGGCTCTGGCACTGCTCGCCGCCGGTGTGGTCGGCTTTTATCTGCTGTCCGAGCAGGCTCTGGTCCTTCGCGTGCTCGCTGTGCTCGCCGGCGTCGCCGCGGGTGTTGCGGTCGCTTCGTTCTCCGCTCCGGGGCAGCGCTTCATCGGCTTCGCGCGGGAATCGGTTACCGAAACCAAGAAGGTCGTATGGCCGAGCCGCAAGGAGACCGTGCAGACGACCGGTCTGGTCTTCGCTTTCGTGGTGGTGATGGCGATCTTCCTGTGGTTCGCCGACAAGACCCTTGAATGGGTTCTTTACGATCTCGTTCTGGGCTGGAAGTGA
- the tuf gene encoding elongation factor Tu, whose translation MAKGKFERTKPHVNVGTIGHVDHGKTTLTAAITTILSKKFGGEAKAYDQIDAAPEEKARGITINTAHVEYETETRHYAHVDCPGHADYVKNMITGAAQMDGAILVCSAADGPMPQTREHILLARQVGVPYIIVFLNKCDMVDDEELLELVEMEVRELLSKYDFPGDDIPIVKGSALKALEGDQSPIGEPAILELAAALDSYIPTPERAIDKPFLLPIEDVFSISGRGTVVTGRVERGVVKVGEEIEIVGIKPTVKTTCTGVEMFRKLLDQGQAGDNVGVLLRGTKREDVERGQVLCKPGSITPHTHFTGEIYVLSKEEGGRHTPFFNNYRPQFYFRTTDVTGSISLPEGTEMVMPGDNVSITVKLICPIAMEEGLRFAIREGGRTVGAGVVAKIIE comes from the coding sequence ATGGCTAAGGGTAAGTTCGAACGGACGAAGCCGCACGTGAACGTCGGCACGATCGGCCACGTTGACCACGGCAAGACCACGCTGACCGCGGCGATCACGACGATCCTGTCGAAGAAGTTCGGCGGCGAAGCGAAGGCCTACGACCAGATCGACGCGGCGCCGGAAGAAAAGGCGCGTGGCATCACGATCAACACCGCGCACGTCGAGTACGAGACCGAGACTCGTCACTACGCGCACGTCGACTGCCCGGGTCACGCCGACTACGTCAAGAACATGATCACCGGTGCGGCGCAGATGGATGGTGCGATCCTGGTGTGCTCGGCCGCGGACGGCCCGATGCCGCAGACGCGCGAGCACATCCTGCTCGCCCGCCAGGTGGGTGTGCCCTACATCATCGTCTTCCTGAACAAGTGCGACATGGTTGACGACGAAGAGCTGCTCGAGCTCGTCGAGATGGAAGTGCGCGAGCTGCTGTCGAAGTACGACTTCCCGGGCGACGACATTCCGATCGTCAAGGGCTCGGCGCTGAAGGCGCTCGAAGGCGACCAATCGCCGATCGGCGAGCCGGCGATCCTGGAACTGGCGGCGGCGCTGGATTCCTACATCCCGACCCCGGAGCGCGCGATCGACAAGCCCTTCCTGCTGCCGATCGAAGACGTGTTCTCGATCTCGGGTCGCGGCACCGTGGTGACCGGTCGCGTCGAGCGCGGCGTGGTCAAGGTCGGCGAGGAAATCGAGATCGTCGGCATCAAGCCCACGGTCAAGACCACCTGCACCGGCGTCGAAATGTTCCGCAAGCTGCTCGACCAGGGCCAGGCGGGCGACAACGTCGGCGTGCTGCTGCGCGGCACCAAGCGTGAAGACGTCGAGCGCGGCCAGGTGCTGTGCAAGCCGGGTTCGATCACCCCGCACACCCACTTCACCGGCGAGATCTACGTCCTGTCGAAGGAAGAAGGCGGTCGTCACACCCCGTTCTTCAACAACTACCGTCCGCAGTTCTACTTCCGTACCACGGACGTGACCGGTTCGATCTCGCTACCCGAAGGCACCGAGATGGTGATGCCGGGCGACAACGTGTCGATCACCGTCAAGCTGATCTGCCCGATCGCCATGGAAGAGGGTCTGCGCTTCGCGATCCGCGAGGGCGGTCGCACCGTCGGCGCCGGCGTCGTCGCCAAGATCATCGAGTAA
- a CDS encoding FAD-binding oxidoreductase produces MTAPQSGAQRPLPAAFIDAMSTRFGARFTLSEAVRAHHGHDESHFPDALPDAVVFVHSTEETAAVVRCCREFAVPVIAFGTGSSLEGHILPVRGGISVDFSEMNKVLDIRVADLDVVVQPGVTRKQLNAELHGTGLFFPIDPGADASLGGMAATRASGTNAVRYGTMRENVLGLTAVMADGSVIHTGGRARKSSAGYDLTRLLIGSEGTLGLITELAVRLHPLPEAVSAAVCAFPDVVSAVNTVIQTIQLGIPVARIELVDDLTVKALNRYSKTSLREAPMLFFEFHGTPASVEEQARTVQDVAGEYGGLDFEWAHRPEDRSRLWAARHDVYFASINLRPGCRGLTTDVCVPISRLADCVGATRADIDASGLIAPIVGHVGDGNFHTVILVAPHDDAEIARAEALNRRIVERALEMGGTCTGEHGIGFGKQGFMLREHGAPAIEVMRQIKRALDPDDLLNPGKILPPG; encoded by the coding sequence ATGACCGCCCCCCAGTCCGGCGCGCAGCGCCCCCTGCCTGCCGCCTTCATCGACGCCATGAGCACCCGCTTCGGCGCCCGCTTCACCCTGTCCGAAGCCGTGCGCGCCCATCACGGCCACGACGAATCGCATTTCCCCGACGCCCTGCCCGATGCCGTCGTATTCGTCCATAGCACCGAAGAGACCGCAGCCGTCGTCCGTTGCTGCCGCGAGTTCGCCGTTCCGGTCATCGCCTTCGGCACCGGCAGCTCGCTCGAGGGCCATATCCTCCCCGTGCGCGGCGGCATCAGCGTCGACTTCAGCGAAATGAACAAAGTGCTCGACATCCGGGTGGCCGACCTCGACGTCGTCGTGCAGCCCGGCGTCACCCGCAAGCAGCTCAACGCCGAACTCCACGGCACCGGCCTGTTTTTCCCGATCGATCCCGGCGCCGACGCCTCCCTCGGCGGCATGGCCGCGACCCGCGCCTCGGGCACCAATGCCGTGCGCTACGGCACGATGCGTGAAAACGTGCTCGGTCTCACCGCAGTGATGGCCGACGGCAGCGTGATCCACACCGGCGGACGGGCGCGCAAGTCGTCCGCGGGCTACGACCTGACCCGCCTGCTGATCGGCTCCGAAGGCACGCTCGGCCTGATCACCGAGCTCGCGGTGCGCCTGCACCCCCTGCCGGAAGCGGTTTCGGCCGCGGTGTGCGCCTTTCCCGATGTGGTCTCGGCGGTAAACACGGTGATCCAGACCATCCAGCTCGGCATTCCGGTGGCGCGCATCGAGCTGGTCGACGATCTCACCGTGAAGGCGCTCAACCGCTACAGCAAGACCAGCCTGCGCGAAGCGCCGATGCTGTTCTTCGAATTCCACGGCACTCCGGCGAGCGTGGAGGAACAGGCGCGGACCGTGCAGGACGTCGCCGGCGAATACGGCGGCCTCGACTTCGAGTGGGCGCACCGCCCCGAAGACCGCAGCCGTCTGTGGGCAGCCCGCCACGACGTCTATTTCGCCAGCATCAACCTGCGCCCGGGGTGCCGCGGGCTGACGACCGACGTCTGCGTACCGATTTCCCGCCTCGCCGACTGCGTCGGCGCGACCCGCGCCGACATCGACGCATCGGGCCTCATCGCGCCCATCGTCGGCCATGTCGGCGACGGTAACTTCCACACCGTGATCCTCGTCGCCCCGCACGACGACGCTGAAATCGCCCGTGCCGAAGCGCTCAACCGGCGCATCGTCGAGCGTGCGCTGGAGATGGGCGGCACCTGCACCGGAGAGCACGGCATCGGCTTCGGCAAACAAGGCTTCATGCTGCGCGAGCACGGTGCGCCGGCGATCGAGGTGATGCGCCAGATCAAGCGTGCCCTCGACCCCGACGACCTGCTCAATCCGGGCAAGATCCTGCCGCCGGGCTGA